Sequence from the Deferrivibrio essentukiensis genome:
CTGAGCTCTTTAATAAGCAGCCCATAGTTTTGGCCAAAACTTGCATCCTTATAATCAGAAAGCCCTACCACATTTTCAATCCCTGCAGTCGTACAAAATCTTTTTATCGCAAACGGCAAGTCCATACTGATATTAAGCACCACAGCATCTTTATATTTGGATGCTTTTTCATTAAACGTCCTCATCTGCATATCGCATACAGGGGTATCAAGTGAAGGGGTAACACTAATTATCTTCAGTTTACCACTATAGTCCTGCAAGGATTTAGGAGCAAGCCCCATATCTACAACATTAAAGTCCGGAGCATTGTCTCCCACTTTGACTTCATTCCCAAAAAGTGTAACAGGATTGCCTTTCATAGTTATCAAACCTTTTCTTTCCATATTTACCTCCACCAAATTTGATGATATATTTTAGCATCATTTACAAAAATTAAAAACATTATTTGAAATTATTTTTTCATTTTGGTAAAATTAAACAAGAGGTGCAAAATGAAAAGGACATTGATAATCGACGATAATGTTAGCGAAGGTAAATTTCCAAATGCAATAATTATTTCAAGAAAAGACGCTTTCAAAATTATAAATCTTAAAGACGGAGAGGAAATTGAACTTTCCGGGAAATATACTACAAAAGCAAAGCTTGACGGCAATAAATACATTTTCTCCGGGCTGACATTTGAATATATTGAAATTGAAAAGGAAAAGGCAGATGCTATAATCAATAAATTTTATTACATCGGACAAAAACTTGCACCGGATAAACCCAAAAAATAACTTAAAGTACTACTCCAATATATAATGTTTAAACCAAAAACAGGATTAAATATCATATTGTTAGACAATACAAATAATCTAACAACAAATAAGTCTTATATCCCGTGCCCTACAGGTGCGCACGCATTTTATATATAATAAAATATTCAACAAATAAAATAGAATTTAATTACAAAAATATCTTAACGGTTAAATCATAAAATAATCCAACAAAATTAAAAATTAGACTTATTTTACAAAAGGTTGAATAGTCATTCATATCAAAACATAATTTTATAATTAAAAAATAAATCTTGCATTATTAAAAATTATATATTATAAAGTGCTATAATTTTGAAGGAGGTCATATGAAAAAATCATTTTTTCACAAACTGTTTTTACTTTTTACTTTAATTACCCTTCCTGCATTGGTTTTTGCAAACGGTTTTCAAATCAATGAACAGGGTGTAAAATCACTTGGGATGGGTGGAGCTTTTGTTGCTCAGGCTGATAACCCTGATGCTGTTTATTATAACCCTGCCGGAATCACTCAACTTGAAGGTGCTCAAATTTCTCTTGGTCTTTCTCCTATCACACCTACTGTAACATTTGACAGTGACCAAACTGGAAAGTCAACAGATGCAAAAAAACAAACTTTTTATATCCCCATTTTTTATGCTACACTTAAGGCTACCGACAGAGTTAGCGTTGGATTTGGAACTTTTTCCAACTATGGTCTTGCTACCGAATGGCCAAGCGACTGGGAAGGTAGATACATCACAGGTGGTACAAAGGCTGAAATCGTAACCCTTACACTAAACCCGAACCTGGCAGTTAAAGTAACAGATAAATTAAGCCTTGCTGTGGGTGTGGATATACAAAAGATGGAAGTTACACTGGAAAACAAGTTAAAAATAGTTCCATATGAAGAAGGATATATCTTACTTAATGGTGACGGTGATTCACAATTGAAAGCTGATGACTGGGCATACGGTTATAATGTTGCCTTACATTATAGTATTACAAAAAACTGGAAAGCTGGTATATCATATAGAAGTAAGATTAAGCACGAAATTAAAGATGGAACTGCATCTATTTCTTTACCTAGCGGAAATTTATATAATTCAACTTTTACAGGTATTCTTAGTTCAACTCCTGCAATGAGCATTCAAAAGACCGGATCAACTGATATAACGCTTCCAGATATACTTTACATTGGAACATCTTATAAATTAGGTAAATTTACTTTTGAACTTGATGGACAGTGGACAGGTTGGTCTTCATACGACAAGCTTGAAGTAACTTTTGAAGATGGTAGTGTTCAAAGCAAGCCTAAAGATTGGGATGATGTATGGGCTATTAGATTCGGTATGCAGTATAAAGTAAACGACATGCTTGATTTAAGAGCAGGATTAATAAGAGATTACTCTCCTATTCCTGATGAGACTCTTGACCCACTTGTATCATCTGGAGACAGATGGCTTTATGCACTTGGATTTGGCCTGAATTTTGAAAACTTAAGTATTGATTTTGCTTACAACTATCTTGATGACGAAAACAGAACATTTAACAACAAGGTTGGTAGCGAAGCTCCTTATGATGAAAATAATCCAATGACAGGTGAGTTTAAAAGTGCTGACGCTCATATTTTCGGAATCAGTGTAACTTATAGATTCAAATAAAATAAAAGCCGGTCTTTGGGCCGGCTTTTTTAATATCTATTTATTGCCTTCGTCGGACAAACTTCTTCACATTTTCCGCAATTAACACACTTTTCAGGATTAATTTTGGCAACATTACCATCCATATCAATTGCATTTTCTGGGCAATTTTTGATACATAACCTGCAGGCAATACAACCTACTGAGCATGCTTTTTTCGTATCTGCTCCTTTATCCATTGACCTGCAGTTTACAACAAATTTTTTATCAACAGGCAAAAGCTCAATCAAATTTCTTGGACAAGCTTTCACACACATTCCGCAGGCAGTGCATTTATCTTCAATAACGACAGGGATTTTATCATCCCCCATATAGATTGCATCAAAACTGCAAGCTTTCACACAACTGCCGCCGCCAACGCATCCAAAAGTACACTGTTTTATTCCACCTGCCAGAAGGGTAATACTATGGCAGTCAGAAGGTCCATAATAATCATATTTTTCAAGGCATTTATCCTTACCACCGCGACATCTGACCCTTGCAACATTTTTTACCGTAGCTCCAACTTCCACACCCAGAATTACGGCTATTTTTGCAGCAAGCTCTGCACCACCTACGGGGCAAGATGTCGGCTTAGCCTTGCCACTTGCAATAGCATCCGCAAGGGCTGAGCATCCAGGTAGTCCACATCCGCCACAATTTGCCCCAGGCAAAATTTCATTTATCTCCTGAACCTTTGGGTCTTTTTCCACAGCAAATTTTTTTGATGCGTATAAAAGACCAAGACCTGCAACAAAACCGGTTGTACCCAACGTAACCAAAGCTTCTATCATCTTATTTACCTCTTCCTATTTTACAAGTCCGCTAAAGCCCATAAAGGCAAGTGCAAGTATACCAGCAGTTATAAACGCCACGGGCAAACCTCTGAAATATTTAGGAACATCTGACAGGTCTACCCTTTCTCTGATACCTGCAAATAGAATCAGAGCAAGACCAAAGCCAATGGATGAACCTATTGTAAATACCAACATTTGAATAAAAGTATATTGAAGCTGTATATTCAAAAGAGCAGCACCAAGTATTGCACAGTTAGTGGTAATTAGCGGCAAAAATATACCAAGGCTAGCATATAGACCAGGTGAAGTTTTTTCAATAACCATCTCAACCAGCTGTACCAAAGCTGCTATAACAAGAATGAAAACAATTGTCTGCAAATAAATTAATCCGAATGGGTTAAGCACGGTATATTGAATTATCCATGTTACAATACCTGCAACAGTCATTACAAATGTAACAGCCATACTCATCCCGATGGCTGTCTCGAGCTGTTTTGAAACACCAAAAAATGGACATATACCTAAAAATCTGCTTAAGACAAAGTTATTAACCAATACCGCGCTGATAAATATTAATATTAGCCCTGTCATGATTCTACCCTACTGAACAATGCTCTTTTGGAGCATTTTTTATTTTTCTTCTATCTTCAATATAATTTATTGCAAACATTATAAATCCCAGTGCAATAAATGCCCCTGGAGGCAAAATCATAACAATTGCCGGCTTAAACCATTCACCTGTAACAGTAAAACCAAGAATTGAGCCATTGCCCAATATCTCCCTCACACTTCCAAGAATAAAAAGTGCAAAAGTGAAACCTAATCCAATACCTATACCGTCAAAAATAGACTTCACAACAGAATTCTTTGATGCAAAACTTTCAGCCCTTCCCAAAATCATACAGTTAACAACAATTAATGGAATAAAAAGTCCAAGTACTTTATGGATATCATGAAGATAAGCATTCATTACCAAGTCAATTACTGTCACAAAACTTGCAATAATTACAATATAGGCAGGAATCCTTACTTTTGAAGGAATGTAATCCTTTACAATTGAGACCACAATATTTGAACATATAAGCACAGCGGTAGACGCTAAACCCATAGCAATGCCATTAATTGCAGATGTTGTAACAGCAAGAGCAGGACACATACCCAAAACCTGCTTAAAAACAGCATTATTTTTCCACAATCCCTCTTTAAATATTTTAATTAGCGACATTTTACTTCCCCAAAATTTTGTCATCTATAAATTTCAGTCCATTTGCAACAGCCTCGCTGACCGCTCTTGGACTGATGGTTGCTCCACTGAACTGGTCTATAATCCCACCATCTTTTTTTACAGCAATATTATCTTTTGCTGTTAGCCCTTTGAAAAGGTTTTTAAACCACTCATCCTCAATTTTATCACCAAGTCCTGGTGTTTCTGCGTGTCTTAAAATTTCAATACCTGTGATTTTACCATCAGTAGAAACAGCTATAAGTACATCTATGTCTCCACCATAGCCCTTACTGCTCGTCGATTTGATTGCATATCCAACAACTTTATCATTCATTTTAGCAATATATATATTTTGACCATCGACAATATTAATATCTTTGTCGGGCTCATTGTTATAATTTGGAAAAACTTTTACCAGAGCCCTCAAAAATTCCTGTCTGTAAGCCTCTGCTATTTTATCTTTGGTTGAAGAATATACAAAAGATAACACAAAAGCAGCTATTGCAGCAATTACAGTAAGTACTATCACCATTTTAAAGTTATTATCACGCATTGGTAGCCTCGCCAAAACTTTTATGTCTTATATAAAAATCAATTATAGGCACAAAAGCATTCATTATCAAAATCGCAAATGAAACCCCTTCAGGATAACCGCCAAATAGCCTGATTACTGCCGTAAGTACCCCGCAACCTATACCAAAAATAATTTGCCCTTTTTTAGTAACAGGGCTTGTTACCATATCAGTGGCCATATAAAATGCACCTAACATAAGTCCACCAGTAAAAAGGTGCACCATGGGATTTAATGTCTTGTCAGGATTTATTATCCAGTAAGGCACAATTATGATAAGAAAAGAAATGATATAGCTAAAAGGCGTATGCCATGAAATAATCCTTTTATACATCAAAAAAGCTGCACCCAAAATAAGCGCAATCGCTGAAATCTCCCCCATTGAGCCACTCATAAAGCCTATAAAATAGTCGGATACATCGCTAAAATTACTTATAATTTTACCGCTCATCAAAACTTCAGTTTTTGACTGACCAAGCGGAGTGGCGGTAGAGACTGTATCAAAAATAAAGCCTGTTGTAATAGGGTTTGGCTTTACCCAATATGTCATCTGAGCTGGCCAGGAAATAAGTAAAAATACCCTTGCAACCAATGCCGGATTAAATGGATTTTGTCCAAGTCCGCCATAAACCTGTTTCCCCACAACAATTGCAATAAAACTGCCTATTAAAATAAGCCACCATGGACTTACCGGAGGCAAATTCATTGCAAGCAATATTGCAGTTACCAGCGCACTGTTGTCAGAAAGTGTAATTGGCTTTTTCCTTATTTTCTGAAACAATGCCTCAAAGCCAAGTGTAAAAACAGCCGTTAAAATATATGTTTTAAGAGCATAATAACCAAAAAAGTAAATCGACACCGCTACTGCCGGTAAAAGCGAATATACAACATACATCATGACTTTATCAGTCATAAGATTTTCTCTTTCGTGAGGAGAAAAAGTAACTAAATATCTATTTTCCTGCATTTTGCTCTCTCTGTTTTAATATTTTCATAACTTCTCTTTTTGCTGTTTTAAAATAACCGACCAAAGGTCTCCTTGCCGGACAGACATAACTACAACATCCGCATTCAATACAATTTAGCACATGCCAGTCAAGTACTTTTTCATACATCTCATTTAAAGTAAATTGCTCCATAATTGCAGGAACAAGACCCATAGGGCATGCACTAACACACCTTCCGCATCTGATACAATTTGTCATCTTCAAATCGGGCAAATCTTCTTCCCTGTAAACAAGTACACCGCTTGTGCCTTTCATCACAGGTGTTTTAAGAGAAGTAACTGCAAACCCCATCATTGGGCCACCCATTACAATTTTCTTAGGGGTACCTATAAACCCTCCGCATTCTTCGATAAGTTTACCTATAGGGGTTCCTATTTTTACATGTAAATTCTTTGGATTTTTGACTGCACCTGTCACCGTCACCACTCTTTCAATTAACGGCTTTTTCAGGTAAATGGCCTCATATACCGCCAGGGCTGTGCCAACATTCTGGACGACGCACCCAACCTCAAGAGGGAGTTTTCCTTCGGGAACAACTCTGTTTACAGTAGCTTTAATAAGTTGCTTTTCACCACCCTGTGGGTATTTTACTTCAAGGGGTATAATTTCAATATTATTATCTGAAAATTTTCTAAATTTTTCAATAGCGTCAGGCTTATTTTCTTCAATACCTATTATAAGTTTAACATCTTCTCCAAGATTTTCTCTGATTATTTGTGCACCCTTCAATATCTCCTCTGTCTTTTCCACCATAAGTCTGTGATCACAAGTCAGGTATGGTTCGCACTCTGCACCGTTTATAATTAGGTAATCTATTTTTTTTGGAGGCGAAAGTTTCACATGTGTAGGAAAAGTTGCTCCTCCCATCCCAACAATACCAGCTTCAAGAATAACCTCCTGAAATTTCTTATTCGCAGTGATTGGCTCAAAATTGTTGTCAGTTTCAGTAATCTTAATATGCACAGCATCGGTTTTGCCGGAAATAGGATGAGGCACTTTCACAATACCCAATACTTCACCAGTAACAGATGAGTGTACGGAGCTGCTGATAAAACCTGCCGGAGCCCCTATTAGCTGCCCTCTTTTAACTACATCTTTTTTGTTAACAAGAGGTTTTGCAGGTGCCCCAATATGCTGGGAAAGAGGTATAAAAACCTCATCGTCTGCTTTTAGATCAAGAACTTCCACAGATTTGTCACTGGTCAAACCTTTGTTATAACGGGGATGAATCCCGCCGGAAAAACCATAAAAACCCATAATTACACTTCCTGATTAAATTTTTACTAATTCAATGTCTGTTTCAGCCAAAAGCTCATCTGCAAGCTTGTCTGTATAATCAATCTGATAAACTATTCTTTTTATTCCTGCATTTATTATCATTTTGGTGCAAATGGAGCAAGGCTTTGTGTTTGTATATAAAGTAGCATCTTTGATGCTTACACCATGAAGTGCTGCCTGAATAATTGCATTTTGTTCCGCGTGCAACCCTCTGCAAAGCTCATGTCTTTCACCTGAAGGGACTTTCAACTTTTCTCTCAGACATCCAACCTCTGAGCAATGAGTTATCTTTGTCGGAACACCATTATAACCTGTGGACAGAATATGGTTGTCCTTAACAATAATAGCGCCTACCTGCCTTCTTAGACAGGTAGAGCGTTTTTTTACCACGTCAGTAAGTTCCAAGAAATAGCTATCCCAATCTGGCCTCAATACAGTTTACCCTTGTAAAGTGGAAATTTTGAGCAAAGCTCAAGAACCTTTTTCTTTGTATCAGTTATAACACTTTCGTTGTTTATATTATCAAGCACGTCGGCAATGTACTCACCAACAAGGTTCATTTCCTGCTCTTTCATTCCTCGTGTAGTCAGAGCAGGTGTACCTATCCTTATTCCGCTTGTTACAAAAGGGCTTCTTGTTTCAAAAGGGATTGTATTTTTATTAACGGTAATATTTGCCATCCCAAGAGCATGTTCGGCATCTTTTCCGGTAATATCCTGTTTTGTAAGGTCAACAAGCATAAGATGATTATCTGTCCCGCCGGAAACTAACCTGTAACCTCTTGATGAAAGTTTTTCTGCCAGCGCTTTTGCATTTTTTACTATCTGTTTCTGATACTCTTTAAATTCTTCGCCAAGAGCCTCTTTAAAAGCAACTGCCTTTGCAGCTATAACGTGCATCAAAGGACCTCCCTGGATACCAGGGAATATATTTGAATTGACAGCTTTGGCAAACTCCCCTCTACAAAGAATCATACCACCCCTTGGCCCTCTCAATGTTTTGTGAGTAGTAGTGGTAACAAATTCGGCATAGGGGACGGGATTTGGATGAACGCCAGCAGCAACAAGCCCTGCAATATGTGCCATATCAACCATTACGTATGCACCCACTTTATCAGCTATTCTTCTGAACTCTTTGAAATCTATCTCTCTTGGATACGCACTTGCACCAACAACAATCATCTTAGGCTTATTTTCTACAGCAAGTCTTTCAACCTCATCAAAATCTATTGTTTCAGTCTCTTTGTTTACTCCATAAGGGATTACATTAAAAAATTTACCGGAAAAATTTACAGGACTTCCGTGAGTAAGGTGACCCCCATGAGAAAGATTCATCCCCAAAATAGTATCACCGGGGTTCAAAACGGAAAAATATACAGCCATATTAGCTTGACTGCCTGAGTGTGGTTGAACATTTGCATGATCAGCGCCAAAAAGCTTTTTGGCACGTTGTATTGCAAGTTCTTCTGCAATATCTACAAACTCACAGCCGCCATAATACCTCTTTGACGGATAACCTTCCGCATATTTGTTTGTCAAAACAGAGCCTTGGGCTTCCAAAACTGCCGGACTTACAAAATTTTCGCTTGCAATAAGCTCAAGATGGGTTTCCTGCCTCTCAAGCTCTTTTTGCAAAGCATCATAAACTTCCCTATCAACTTTTTTAACTGTTTCATATAAAGACATAGACATCCCCTATTTTATATTATTCCAATACTCTTTAGCTAAAGAATCTATTTTATCAATTCTTCTTTGATGCCTGCCACCTTCAAAATCGTAAGATAGCCATGTCTCAACAATCTCTTTTGCAAGCTCGGGACCAATTATCCTGCCCCCCATTGCAAGTATATTTGCATCATTGTGCAACCTGCTCATTTTGGCAGTATATGAATCCCAGCACAAAGCTGCCCTTATCCCTGGGAATTTATTCGCAGATATAGATATTCCAATCCCCGAACCACACATGATAATAGCTCTATCAACTTCTTTATTAAGTATGCCAAGAACTGCTTCTTTAGCATAATCCGGGTAATCAACAGATTCGCCACCATTTGATGTGCCATAGTCTACTAATTCTAAACCTTTCTCTTGAAGAAATTTCTTGATGATTTCTTTTAATTCGAAACCGCCGTGATCCGAAGCTAAACCTATTTTCACTACAAACCACCTCAATTTATTTAAGAGGTCTTATAAGAAATAAAACACTCTTAGTCAATATCGAACTTGTTGCTCACCACCACAAATATTTAGATGCAATCTCCTATTAAGAGTTGTCCATATATTTAGGAAAATTTTAGCTTTAATTTAATAGTTTCTCGGTACTTGTAGCATCCTTTCAATAGACAATACAGCTTTTTTTCTTATATCTTCCTCAACTTTAATTTCATATTTTTCTTCTACAAGTGAATCATACACTTTTTTTAACGTTGTCTTCTTCATATTCTTGCATTGAAACGGAGAGTAGGCAAAATAAAATTCTTTATCAGGATTCTCTTTTCTCAATCTGTAACCAACCCCTCTTTCAGTACCAATTATAAACTTTTTATGCTTGCTCTCTTTGCAAAATGTATAAACTCCTGAAGTAGAGCAAACGTGATCGGCTAATTCTATAACATCAGGCGGACATTCGGGGTGCAATACCACTATTGCATCAGGATGTTCACTTTTAAGCATTTCTAAATCTCGTCTCGTGACTCTTTCGTGAATAGGACAAAAACCGTTCCACAAAATTATCTCCTTGTCTACAAAACGAGAAACATAATGTCCGAGGTTTCTATCAGGCACAAAAATAACCCTGTCACTGTCAATAGATTTTACCACATTAACCGCATTGGCTGATGTACAGCAAATATCAGATTCTGCCTTAACTTCTGCAGAAGAGTTTACATAACACACTACCGGGACTCCTGGATATTTGGCCTTAAACTCTCTTAATTCCTCAGCTGTAACCATATCAGCCATTGGACACCCTGCGTCAATTTCCGGCAAAAGTACTTTTTTATTTGGTGAAAGCATATACGCTGTTTCAGCCATAAAATGAACACCGGCAAAAACAATAATATCTTCCTTAACTCTAGAAGCCTCAATGCTGAGTCCTAAAGAATCACCCGTAAAATCTGCTATTTCTTGAATATCGTCAATTTGATAATTATGCGCCAGCAAAACTGCATTTTTCTCTTTTAAAAGTTTTCTAATCTCTTGTTTTAAGTCCATAACACTATTCCCCGCAAATATTATAAATTTTTTCAAATTTAACTATTTTTTTTGTGTCTGTATCAATGCTAAAAAACACTGCATTAAATAACATCTTACCTTTTTTTTCAACATCAAATTTTATAGGCACGGATGTTAAAAATTTTTCAATGGAATTTTCCTTAACAACACCAATACAAGAGTCAAGTGCACCACACATCCCTGCATCAGTTATATAAAATGTACCGTTTGGCAACAAACGGTCATCATTGGTCTGCACATGGGTATGAGTCCCGATAACAGCTAAGGCTTTTCCATCAAAATTGTAGGCAAATGCATTTTTTTCACTGGTTGCTTCACCGTGAAAATCTACAATTGGAAGACAGTCAGGGTATTCACTCAATATCTTTTCAAAAGTCTGAAAAGGGCAATCTGATAAAGGCATAAATACCCTGCCCAATAAATTTACAATTAAAAACCTTACCCCTTTCTTTTCTACCACCACAAAACCTTTTCCGGGAGCCTTTGATGGTAAATTGGCAGGTCTTATCAATTTGTCCAGATTATCTAAATAGCCAACAATTTCCTTTTTGTCATATATATGATTTCCGGAAGTGCAAATATCTATTCCAAAACCTAAAAGCTCTTTATAAACATTTAATGTAATTCCAAATCCGCTGGCAGAATTTTCTGCATTTGCGATAATCAGGTCCAAACTAAGCTCTTCTTTTAGTCGAGAGATGGCCGACTTTACAGTTTTTCGACCACCTCTGCCAACTATATCACCTATAAAAAGTATATTTACGGTATTATTTTGCGTATTCAACAGCCCTTGACTCTCTTAAAACATTTACTTTTATGTTTCCAGGATAAGTAAGCTCTTCTTCTATCTTTTTAGCAATATCTCTCGCCAAAGTTATGAGCGCTTCCTCACTTACCACTTCAGGCTCAACCACTATCCTCACTTCCCTTCCTGCTTGAATAGCATATGTCTTTGATACACCCTCAAAACTTGAAGCAATAGCCTCAAGATTTTCAAGCCTTTTAATATATGATTCTAAAACTTCCCTTCTAGCACCAGGCCTTGAAGCAGATATAGCATCAGCTGCCTGAACAAGGACAGATTCAACATATTTAAACTCTTCTTCTCCGTGATGTGATAATATTGCATTGATAACTTGAGGCGCTTCATTGTATTTTTTCATTAAATCCACACCAATTTCTGTGTGAGAGCCTTCAACTTCATAATCTATTGCCTTACCAATATCATGAAGCAAGCCCATCCTTTTTGCCATCTTCTCATCAGCCCCAATTTCTGCCGCCATAATACCTGCTATCCTTGCAACTTCAATAGAATGGCCAAGAACATTTTGCCCATAACTTGTCCTGTATTTCAAACGACCAACTAGTTTAACAATATCCTTGTGAATATCATGTAGCCCCAAATTAAATACTGCTTCTTCACCAACTTCTACAATATGCTTTTCAAGCTCTTCTTTACTCTTCTCATATAATTCTTCGATTCTGGCTGGATGAATTCTACCATCAGAAATAAGTTTTTCCAAAGTCATTTTAGCAATTTCACGTCTGAATGGATCATAAGATGATAATATTACAGCCTCAGGGGTATCATCAACTATTATATCCACACCGGTAACACTTTCAAATGTCCTAATATTTCTACCTTCTCGACCTATAATTCTACCTTTCATCTCATCACTTGGAAGATTTACAACAGATACCGCTATTTCACCAACATATTCAGAAGCACACCTTTGAATAGAAGTAGCTATTACACTCCTTGCTTTTTTATCAGCTTCGTTTTTCAACTCCTCTTCAATCTCTTTAATCTGACGTGCAGCATCTACTTTTGCCTCACTAACCATCTGTTGAACAAGCATATTCTTAGCTTCTTCCCTTGTCATAGAGGCTACTTTTTCAATTTCAAGAAGCAAAGCATCTTTTTTCTTTTCAAGCTCAACATTTAACTCTTCATTAGCTTTTATTTTTTCATCAAGCTCTTTTGTCCTCTTTGATAACATCTCCTCTTTTGAATCAATGAGCTCAATCTTTTTATCAAGACTTTCCTCTTTGCTTATAAGCCTTTTTTCCTGCAGCTGAAGCTCTTTTCTCCTCTCCTTAGCTTCTTTTTCAAGCTCTTGCTTTGTTTTGTAAATTATCTCTTTCGATTCAATTTTTGCTTCTTTTAAAATTTCTT
This genomic interval carries:
- the tpx gene encoding thiol peroxidase codes for the protein MERKGLITMKGNPVTLFGNEVKVGDNAPDFNVVDMGLAPKSLQDYSGKLKIISVTPSLDTPVCDMQMRTFNEKASKYKDAVVLNISMDLPFAIKRFCTTAGIENVVGLSDYKDASFGQNYGLLIKELRLLARAVLVIDKDDKIVYYELVKEVTEHPDYEKLFAFLDNL
- a CDS encoding OmpP1/FadL family transporter, with the translated sequence MKKSFFHKLFLLFTLITLPALVFANGFQINEQGVKSLGMGGAFVAQADNPDAVYYNPAGITQLEGAQISLGLSPITPTVTFDSDQTGKSTDAKKQTFYIPIFYATLKATDRVSVGFGTFSNYGLATEWPSDWEGRYITGGTKAEIVTLTLNPNLAVKVTDKLSLAVGVDIQKMEVTLENKLKIVPYEEGYILLNGDGDSQLKADDWAYGYNVALHYSITKNWKAGISYRSKIKHEIKDGTASISLPSGNLYNSTFTGILSSTPAMSIQKTGSTDITLPDILYIGTSYKLGKFTFELDGQWTGWSSYDKLEVTFEDGSVQSKPKDWDDVWAIRFGMQYKVNDMLDLRAGLIRDYSPIPDETLDPLVSSGDRWLYALGFGLNFENLSIDFAYNYLDDENRTFNNKVGSEAPYDENNPMTGEFKSADAHIFGISVTYRFK
- a CDS encoding RnfABCDGE type electron transport complex subunit B, yielding MIEALVTLGTTGFVAGLGLLYASKKFAVEKDPKVQEINEILPGANCGGCGLPGCSALADAIASGKAKPTSCPVGGAELAAKIAVILGVEVGATVKNVARVRCRGGKDKCLEKYDYYGPSDCHSITLLAGGIKQCTFGCVGGGSCVKACSFDAIYMGDDKIPVVIEDKCTACGMCVKACPRNLIELLPVDKKFVVNCRSMDKGADTKKACSVGCIACRLCIKNCPENAIDMDGNVAKINPEKCVNCGKCEEVCPTKAINRY
- the rsxA gene encoding electron transport complex subunit RsxA, whose protein sequence is MTGLILIFISAVLVNNFVLSRFLGICPFFGVSKQLETAIGMSMAVTFVMTVAGIVTWIIQYTVLNPFGLIYLQTIVFILVIAALVQLVEMVIEKTSPGLYASLGIFLPLITTNCAILGAALLNIQLQYTFIQMLVFTIGSSIGFGLALILFAGIRERVDLSDVPKYFRGLPVAFITAGILALAFMGFSGLVK
- a CDS encoding RnfABCDGE type electron transport complex subunit E, which encodes MSLIKIFKEGLWKNNAVFKQVLGMCPALAVTTSAINGIAMGLASTAVLICSNIVVSIVKDYIPSKVRIPAYIVIIASFVTVIDLVMNAYLHDIHKVLGLFIPLIVVNCMILGRAESFASKNSVVKSIFDGIGIGLGFTFALFILGSVREILGNGSILGFTVTGEWFKPAIVMILPPGAFIALGFIMFAINYIEDRRKIKNAPKEHCSVG
- a CDS encoding RnfABCDGE type electron transport complex subunit G; the encoded protein is MRDNNFKMVIVLTVIAAIAAFVLSFVYSSTKDKIAEAYRQEFLRALVKVFPNYNNEPDKDINIVDGQNIYIAKMNDKVVGYAIKSTSSKGYGGDIDVLIAVSTDGKITGIEILRHAETPGLGDKIEDEWFKNLFKGLTAKDNIAVKKDGGIIDQFSGATISPRAVSEAVANGLKFIDDKILGK
- a CDS encoding RnfABCDGE type electron transport complex subunit D, producing MQENRYLVTFSPHERENLMTDKVMMYVVYSLLPAVAVSIYFFGYYALKTYILTAVFTLGFEALFQKIRKKPITLSDNSALVTAILLAMNLPPVSPWWLILIGSFIAIVVGKQVYGGLGQNPFNPALVARVFLLISWPAQMTYWVKPNPITTGFIFDTVSTATPLGQSKTEVLMSGKIISNFSDVSDYFIGFMSGSMGEISAIALILGAAFLMYKRIISWHTPFSYIISFLIIIVPYWIINPDKTLNPMVHLFTGGLMLGAFYMATDMVTSPVTKKGQIIFGIGCGVLTAVIRLFGGYPEGVSFAILIMNAFVPIIDFYIRHKSFGEATNA
- the rsxC gene encoding electron transport complex subunit RsxC; translated protein: MGFYGFSGGIHPRYNKGLTSDKSVEVLDLKADDEVFIPLSQHIGAPAKPLVNKKDVVKRGQLIGAPAGFISSSVHSSVTGEVLGIVKVPHPISGKTDAVHIKITETDNNFEPITANKKFQEVILEAGIVGMGGATFPTHVKLSPPKKIDYLIINGAECEPYLTCDHRLMVEKTEEILKGAQIIRENLGEDVKLIIGIEENKPDAIEKFRKFSDNNIEIIPLEVKYPQGGEKQLIKATVNRVVPEGKLPLEVGCVVQNVGTALAVYEAIYLKKPLIERVVTVTGAVKNPKNLHVKIGTPIGKLIEECGGFIGTPKKIVMGGPMMGFAVTSLKTPVMKGTSGVLVYREEDLPDLKMTNCIRCGRCVSACPMGLVPAIMEQFTLNEMYEKVLDWHVLNCIECGCCSYVCPARRPLVGYFKTAKREVMKILKQREQNAGK
- a CDS encoding deoxycytidylate deaminase, producing MRPDWDSYFLELTDVVKKRSTCLRRQVGAIIVKDNHILSTGYNGVPTKITHCSEVGCLREKLKVPSGERHELCRGLHAEQNAIIQAALHGVSIKDATLYTNTKPCSICTKMIINAGIKRIVYQIDYTDKLADELLAETDIELVKI